One region of Planctomycetota bacterium genomic DNA includes:
- a CDS encoding V-type ATP synthase subunit K (produces ATP from ADP in the presence of a proton gradient across the membrane; the K subunit is a nonenzymatic component which binds the dimeric form by interacting with the G and E subunits): protein MDANVFLGQLGMGLAVGMAALGSSIGAGAAGMSAAGAWAKDAKASKPLRFIYIICVAAPITQTVYGFIVMTQMAPHLAQAATNGGILFAIGLATGIGEMVSAWVQGLIGAAGCRMLSDSDGKGFAFVLIALGIAETVGIFTLVFMLILIGQIGG, encoded by the coding sequence ATGGACGCGAACGTCTTCCTCGGACAGTTGGGCATGGGTCTGGCGGTGGGCATGGCGGCCCTGGGCAGTTCGATCGGCGCCGGGGCGGCCGGCATGTCGGCCGCCGGCGCCTGGGCCAAGGACGCCAAGGCCAGCAAACCCCTCCGGTTCATCTACATCATCTGCGTGGCCGCGCCCATCACGCAGACCGTGTACGGCTTCATCGTGATGACCCAGATGGCGCCGCACCTGGCCCAGGCCGCCACGAACGGCGGCATCCTGTTCGCCATCGGCCTCGCGACCGGCATCGGCGAAATGGTCTCGGCCTGGGTCCAGGGCCTTATCGGCGCCGCAGGGTGCCGAATGCTCTCCGACTCCGACGGCAAAGGGTTCGCCTTCGTTCTCATCGCCCTCGGCATCGCGGAGACGGTCGGCATCTTCACGCTCGTCTTCATGCTCATCCTCATCGGCCAGATCGGAGGCTGA